The following nucleotide sequence is from Paenibacillus andongensis.
TTGCCGACGATAGGCTCCACCATCACCGCGGCGATCTCTTCACCCCAACGCGCAAGCGCGGCTTCGAGTGCCGGAATGTCGTTGAACGGCACCGTAATGACCTCTTGCGCGATGCTCGCAGGCACGCCCGCGCTGTCCGGCGTGCCAAGCGTGGACGGCCCGGAGCCGGCCGCCACAAGCACAAGATCCGAGTGGCCGTGGTAGCACCCGGCGAACTTAATGATCTTGGTGCGCTTCGTGAAGGCACGCGCCACGCGAATTGTCGTCATCACGGCCTCTGTGCCGGAGTTGACGAAGCGCACTTTGTCGAGCGAAGGTATCGCCGACTTCAGCATCTTGGCGAACTCGATCTCGAGTTCGGTCGGAGTGCCGTACAGCGTGCCGTTCTGCGCGGCGCGGCAAATCGCCTCGGTCACGTGCGAATGCGCGTGACCGGTAATGATAGGGCCATAGGCGGCGAGGTAGTCAATGAAGCGATTCCCGTCTACATCCCAGAAGTGTGCGCCTTGCGCACGCTTCATGAAGACGGGCGCGCCGCCGCCGACGGCTTTGAATGAGCGGGAAGGGCTGTTGACCCCGCCGACAATATGTTTCAGTGCTTCTTGATATAACTGCTCGGATTGTTTGCGTTCCATTAGAAAATCATCCCTTTGCGTAATGTAGTCGTTTAGGTATTCATGTAGTCGTATAGCCTATGTACTCGTTTAACCTCTTAGAAAAAGCCCCTACTTGAAGGGCGCTAAGCCCTCTAGCCAAGTAGAGGCAAGTAGGATTTCATTTTTGTTTAATTCACTTAGTCGTCGTCTTCACCGAAGACTTCGAGGTAGGCGAAGGCGATGGCTTCGTAGGACCAGAGTCAGCTTCAGCTTTCCCTGCAAAAAGGTCTTTCACATAAAGCTGCAGCTTCTCTTTATTCGCCGTAATGACGGCTGCGCCGCGGACGTTTTTCTCGATCAGCAGATCGGTTGGCGGTAATTGGGAGCTTACGATTCCGTCAGCTTTCGCCTCATAACCAAGCGTACCGAGTTTGAGCATATCCGACACACTGAGGTTCGTATCGATATAAGGATCGATGGCATTTAGAATTCTTGGCAGCTTAATGAGGGAAGAGGTTGCTTGCATTTTTTGTGCGACCGCTGTCAGGAACTTCCGCTGACGTTCCGTCCGCGAAAAGTCGGACAAAGCATCATGTCGAAAGCGTACATACTGCAAAGCGGTTTTGCCATCAAGATGCTGAAGCCCTTTTTTCAAATTAATATCATACACATGATCATCTTCCGAGTCCGAATATTTCATATCTTTCTCGACGTCAATATCAATCCCGCCAACGGCATCAATAAGTGCAATGAATCCTTTAAAGTCGGTATAAACATAGTACTGAATAGGGATGCCGAGCAAATCGCTGACCGTTTTCATCGCTAGATTCGGACCGCCTGATGTAATGGCTGTGTTGATGCGATCTTCGCCTTCGCCAGGGATCTTCACATAGGTATCTCGAAGAATAGAGAAAAGGTGAGCCTTCTTGGTCACGGGATCAATCGAAGCGAGCATGATACTGTCTGAGCGGGGCAGCTCATTCTTCGTCATCCCACGCGAATCTCCGCCTAGAAGTAAGATGTTGACGCGTTGTTTTCCTTCCCATTTAGGTGGGGTGAATTTTTCCCCTTTATCTTTAATATTCTGGGCAATCAGGGTACCGCTGCCTTGTGGTTTGTCCGATTTATGGGAGATATTGTTCGCGAAATTATAGAATGAATATGAATAATAACCAGCTACCACCATAAGCAGCAAGCCGATCAGGAGCAAGGTTCGTTTTATGATTCTCAAAGGTTCAGCGCTCCTTTCATAAATAGAGGTAATCTGTACTTTTTTTTCTTACAGAATTCATGTATCATGAGTGTGTTGTACAATTCATCTTTATGATCCATATTATAGATGTTCTGAAACTTCGATAGCAAGTTACGGCGATTTTTGCCATTATATGTAGCCGAGTCTACACAGACAGGGGGTAAGTCCATGTTAGCGATTGATGTTCAAGATCTGCGCAAGGAATTTCAGGTTCAGCAGAGCCGCGGGGGTTTAAAGGGCGCATTTCAAGATTTATTTCAAAGAGAATATAAGCAAATTACAGCTGTGAAAGACATCAGCTTTCAAATTCCTAAAGGCGAAATTTGTGGATATATAGGTGAAAATGGTGCCGGCAAGTCGACTACCATTAAAATGCTGACAGGTATTCTAGTACCTACATCAGGACATATCAAGGTCAATGGTTTCGTCCCGTTTAAAGAGCGTGAGAAATTCGTAGCCGGAATAGGTGTTGTTTTCGGTCAACGCAGTCAGCTCTGGTGGGATATCGGTGTCGTCGAATCGTTTCAACTATTAAAAAAGGTGTACCGGGTGTCAGAAGCCGATTACAAAAAGCGTCTCGACGAACTCGTCGATCGTCTCCAATTATCCGATTTATTATCACGTCCCGTTCGTAAGCTAAGTCTAGGTCAGCGGATGCGCTGTGAATTAGCTGCTTCCCTTATTCATAATCCAGCGATTCTGTTCCTCGATGAACCGACCATTGGTCTAGATATCGTGGTGAAAACAGAAATTCGCGAATTTCTCAAATCGCTTAATCAGCGGTACGAAACGACGATCTTGCTTACAACGCATGACCTGCAAGATATAGAAGCATTGTGTTCCCGTGTTATCATGCTCGATGATGGCCGTATTATTTATGATGGCGGACTCGAAGAGCTGAAGATGAAATGGGGCAAAGGCAAAGAAGTCGTGCTGCAATTTGAGCAGGGGGCCACATTAGCTCGTCTTCAAGAGCTTACGCGAGGCCTAGATGTTGCTTGGCAGCTTGAAAATGAGCTGTCCGCCAAAGTGTTCATTCCGCACGAACGCGCCAATGTTTCTGAGGTGCTTAGCCGCGTAGTCGGCGTTTTGCAAATTCAAGATATCAAAATCAATGAAACGAATACGGATGATATCGTCCGTGAAATTTATAAAGCCGGCTCAGCCGATGTGAAACGTCAAGATGAAGTGCCGCAGCCAGAGGGAGTCGCGTCCCATGTTTAGTGCTTATTTAGAAGTTATCCGCATGCGATTTCTCATGATGCTCGCTTACCGTGTTAATTACTATAGCGGCATTTTGATCTATGCACTCAATATTGGTTCTTATTATTTTGTATATAAAGCAATTTATGGTGAGCAAGCTATAATAGGCGGCCTGACCCTAGGTCAGATGACGACTTATGTGGCCATTTCCTGGATGGGGCGCGCTTTTTACTTCAATAACTTAGATCGTGAAATTGCCAACGAAATTCGTGACGGAAGTGTAGCGATCCAATTCATTCGTCCTTATAACTACGTTTTTGTTAAAATGATGCAAGGACTGGGAGAAGGCGTATTCCGTCTGCTTCTCTTCACAACACCGGGCATGATCTTCATATGGCTGCTCTTGCCCATTCAGTTCCCAACTGATCCAAACCTGTGGGTTATCTACTTCGTGATGTTGTTTTTCAGTTTTCTGATTAACACGCAGCTTAATATCATTACGGGATTATTCGCTTTTTTCTTGGAAAACAACGAAGGTCTTATGCGCATGAAGCGCGTTGCCGTCGACCTGTTCTCCGGTTTAATTATTCCGATCTCCTTTTTCCCAGGATGGTCCAAATCGGTCTTGGAGTGGCTGCCATTTCAAGCGATTACTTACTTGCCGAGCGCTGTTTTCACAGGGAAAATTACAGGCTATGCGATATTCCAAAATCTTGGTGTTCAAGTACTTTGGTTCCTGGTCTTAATTATTCCGATCTATGCACTGTGGGTTAAATCCAAAACGCGTTTATTCGTACAGGGGGGTTAATACATGAGTTTCTATGTCTCCCTAGTTGTGGAATATTTGAAAAATTACATGAAAACACGTCTCACCTACCGATCCGATTTCTGGATTGAGGTTCTTTCCGACTTGATGTTCAATGGTTTGAATTTATTCTTCATTCTCGTCGTATTTTTGCAAACACAATCGCTTGGCGGCTGGAATCAAGAACAAATTTTGTTCATTTACGGTTATTTTATGATTCCATACGGCATATTCATCACTTTTTTTAACTTATGGGGCTTTAGTGAACGTTATATTGTCAAAGGGGAGATGGACCGCATCCTGACGCGTCCCGCCTACAATCTATGGCAATTGATGCTCGAGAACCTGAGTCCATCTTCATTATTTAGCGCATTAGCAGGCTTAATTGTTATGATTTACTCATGGGTTAAGCTCGAAATCCCGTTTCATTGGCATGATCCGTTGGTCTTTATTGTACTAGTGATTGGGTCTATTCTAATTTATGCAGGAGTATACATCTCGCTGACGTCGCTCGCCTTTTTCTCTGATGCGCCGACAGGTATTCTGCCGTTGATTTGGAACATCCAGAACTACGGGCGATATCCGGCTACGATCTACAATAAACTGCTCCGGACAATCTTGACATGGATTTTGCCTTTTGCATTCGTCGGCTTCTATCCGGCCGCTTATTTCATTGATCCAGTGAACTGGAAATGGTTCGCCTTGCTGACACCGGTTGTTGGTATTGCATTCAGCATCTTGGGTATTACGGTTTGGAATATTGGTGTGAAACGATACCGCGGCGCGGGATCTTAATAGTAAACTGAAAAGCCTAGTTCTTGCTAAAAAGCAGGAACTGGGCTTTTTTTATTATGACTATTTGGTTCGCTTAAGGTGTAAATAGCAGACCAAGTTTTGTGATAAAAGGCTGGACAAAACGCATAGGATAAGTAGTTGGAAGTGTCTGGATTATCGGTTGTTTATCATGGTTAAACGGAGAGGAGGAAAGGAGGAATGCCTATGCAGCTTGAAGGGGGTATTGTTGAAGCGATCGGTGGCACGCCGCTCATTCGACTTGGGCGTTTGTTCAAAAATCAGCCATTCGAGGTTTACGGGAAGATGGAGTGGATGAATCCAGGCGGCAGCGCGAAGGATAGGCCAGCACTCTTTATGCTGCGAGAAGCGATACGGCGTGGTGAAGTTACCCGCGATAGCGTCATTATCGAATCGAGTTCAGGTAATTTGGCTATAAGTCTTGCACAGCTATGCTGTTATCTGGGACTCCGATTCATCTGTGTGGTGGACCCACGCACAACCGAGCAGCATAAGCAGATTATCCGCAGCTTCCATGGAGAAATCGATCTTGTCACGGAACCTGATCCAGAGACTGGTGAATTTTTGCCGGCACGGATTCGGAGAGTAGGTGAGCTGGTTGAACAAATACCGAATGCGTATTGGACCAATCAGTATGGGAGTCCAGACAATGCCAAGGCACATATGGAGACGACCATGTCAGAAATCGGGGAGCAATTGGGACCGATCGACTATTTATTTTGCGGTGTAAGCTCGTGCGGAACGATACGTGGGTGTATGGAATATATTCGAAGTTGTGGATGGTCCACACAAATTGTTGCCGTGGATGCGGAAGGCAGCGTCATTTTCGGCGGGGAAAAAGGTTCGAGGAGGTTCCCAGGGCTCGGCGCCGGAATAACACCAGGTCTGTACAGGCATGATGTAGCGGACCTTGTTATGTACGTTTCAGACTTGGACTGCGTAGAAGGTTGCCGTGCTTTGGTGCGGAGTGAAGCGATTTTGGCGGGGGCATCGTCTGGAGGCGTTATTTCTGCGATACGCAAAATGAGCGGGATCATCCCTGAGGGAGCAGTGTGTGCAGCCATTTTGCCAGATCGAGGCGAGCGTTATTTGAACACCGTGTACAACGACGAATGGGTGCTGAAAGAGATAGGTTCTAATCCAAGTACCTGGCAGGGGAGACAGGAGTATGATTTATTTACTCGATGATCATATCCGAGATATCGATATCGATCGGACGACGGGTTTAGGAGTCTTCGATATTGCTTTGGCCATGTACTAGTGGAAGGAAGCGCTGCAGTTGGACAAAGGCGTAAGGTTATAGAGTAGTCGATCTGTACGATGTGAAAAGAAGCAGCACTGGCCTTGGTGGGGCAGTGCTTTTTTTTGATATTTTATTAGGGGGGATGGGATGGCGGTCTAGGTTTCTATCCACATAATTGTCCACAATTCCACAGGGTAAAAAGTCCCGTTGTGTATAACTTTTATACAAAGTGTCAACATATCCACAGATCGAGATATCCACAAGTAAATTTTAATTTTGAAACCTTATTTGTCACAAAACACCGCCCTATTTCGCCTTATACATGAAAAGCGAAAACGGAGGGTGATGAACATGAGAACATATGACACAGCGATTATTGGTGGAGGCTTAGCTGGTTTAATTGCGGCCATCGATTTAGCTAAGGGTGGAAATAAAGTGGTGATTTTGGAGAAATCGGGACGCTTGGGCGGCAGGGCCATAACGAATAAGAAAAACGATGCTTTCCTTAACTTAGGTGGGCATGCGTTATACCGCGCTGGGAAGGCATATTCGATTTTACAAGAGCTTGGAGTTCGTATAGAGGGAGGAGCGCCTGCATCTAAAGTGAACGCTATCTGGAACAATCAAATTCTTCCGATGCCAGCGAGTCCGATCAGTATGTTATCCTCTAAGCTTTTATCATGGTCTGGCAAAATGACCCTCCTGCGACTGGTGATGAAGTTAAACAAAATCGACACAACCACAATAAGAAATGCAACCTTAAGGGATTGGGCTGAAGGTGAAATTCCTGATCCGATGGTTCGTCATATTTTCTACGCGCTATGCAGAACCGCCACATATACGTACGATCCCGATTATCAGCTGGCAGGTCCCGTACTCGCACAAGTACAACGTTCACTTAAAGGAGTCTTATACCTCCATGGCGGCTGGCAAATGATCGTGGATCAACTACACGACAAAGCGGTTCAAGCGGGGGTTCATATCATTAGCGGCAAAGACGTGAAGGAGATCATGCATGAGGATGGCAAAGTTCAAAAGCTTAAACTTGCCGATGAAGAATATTTAGAAATCTCAAATGTGATCAGCACGGCTTCCCCTTCAGAGACCTACAAGCTCGTTCGTGATGCCGATCACACCGTGCTGAAACGGTGGAAGGATGAAGCCCGTCCGTCGAAAGCGGCATGCCTCGATTTAGGGTTGAAGAAGCTGCCCGTCCGCGGGAGGGATGTTGCCATCGCGTTGGATCAACCCCTTTTTTTCTCCCATCATACCGTTCATGCCAAATTAAGCGATAATGGTACCTTGGTTGTGCATATGGTGAAGTATAACGGATCTGGGGAAAACGATCCTAAAGCGGACGAACAAATGCTCGCCGCTACCATGAGTTCACTTCATCCAGGCTGGGAACAAGAGGTTGTCGCCAGACAATTTCTGCCTAATATTACGGTTGTCCACGACTATATGCACATAGGTAAATCAGATAGGTTTACAGGTCCGACTGTTCAGGGAATTCGTGGCCTCTATGTGGCTGGGGACTGGGTCAGTCATGGTGAAATGCTCGCAGATGCATCAGCGGCAAGCGCGAAACGAGCGGCAGAGGCTATTTTAAAATAAAGCCAGCTAGCGTAAAATTGCCATATCATCTAAATATAGAGAGGAGTTGCGTGATATGGAATTAGCCGGATCTTCCGAGCAGGTGTATACATCGAATAAGCCGCTTTTGTTCTCACTAGCCTATCGGATGCTTGGGAGTGTCATGGATGCTGAGGATGTCGTGCAGGAGGCATTTCTATATGTGAATGAGACGAATCCGGTGCATGTCCACAATCCTAAAGCGTATTTATGCAAAATCGTGACCAATCGGTGTATCGATAAGCTGCGTTCCGCCAGCAAAAAGCGTGAGGTCTACGTAGGTCCGTGGCTGCCGGAGCCACTAATAACGAGTGGTGACAATCAGGTTGAACCTGATCACTATTACTCCCAAAAAGAGTCCCTTTCAACCGCATACCTGTTGCTGCTGCAGCAGTTGTCTTGGGTAGAGAGAGCGGTATTCTTATTGAGAGAGGTACTTCAATATGAGTACGATGAAATTGCTGAGATTGTTGGGAAAAGCAGCACGAACTGCCGGCAAATTTTTCGCAGGGCCAAAAGCGCCATCAGCAGCTTTCCAGATCGTGAAGATGATCCTAAAGCTCAGCTCAAGCAGCCTGTTTTGGAACAAACTTCAGCTGTCGTGGAACAATTCGTGCAGGCTTTAGTAACTGGCAATATCGGTCAGTTATTGAACATCGTCAAAGCGGACGCTGTCCTTTATTCTGACGGTGGGGGTAAAGTGAAGGCCGCTGTTCTGCCTATTATGGGGGCGGAACGTATCGCCATGTTCTTTGCGGGGATTCTCTCCAAGGTTCCGCCTGGCTTCAGTTATTCATTAACAACTGTGAATGGAGAATTGGGCATTGTGGCTTACGATGATGGCCAACCGTATAATGTGACTTCCTTCCATATTGTTGATGGTCAGATTGCTGCTGTCTATCTCGTAGTTAATCCTGACAAATTGAGGCATTTATAAATAGCTCCTGCTTAACCTTCTTTTGCATGATCTCTCTTCGGGATTATGCGGAGGAAGGTTTTTTGTGCACTCCCCAAGCGGCTTTATGTTCCTAGACATTCAGTTCAGGCCAAGCCAAACGCCAAGCCTCTCTTGGAGAATACCTCAGGAATCTTGAGTAAAAAGGATTATTATGCAACATTTGGAAATTTACTGCGTCTAACAAGTAAAGAATCTTAAGATTTGAGGTGCAGTAGACCAATGAAGTCCAT
It contains:
- a CDS encoding RNA polymerase sigma-70 factor; its protein translation is MELAGSSEQVYTSNKPLLFSLAYRMLGSVMDAEDVVQEAFLYVNETNPVHVHNPKAYLCKIVTNRCIDKLRSASKKREVYVGPWLPEPLITSGDNQVEPDHYYSQKESLSTAYLLLLQQLSWVERAVFLLREVLQYEYDEIAEIVGKSSTNCRQIFRRAKSAISSFPDREDDPKAQLKQPVLEQTSAVVEQFVQALVTGNIGQLLNIVKADAVLYSDGGGKVKAAVLPIMGAERIAMFFAGILSKVPPGFSYSLTTVNGELGIVAYDDGQPYNVTSFHIVDGQIAAVYLVVNPDKLRHL
- a CDS encoding ABC transporter permease → MFSAYLEVIRMRFLMMLAYRVNYYSGILIYALNIGSYYFVYKAIYGEQAIIGGLTLGQMTTYVAISWMGRAFYFNNLDREIANEIRDGSVAIQFIRPYNYVFVKMMQGLGEGVFRLLLFTTPGMIFIWLLLPIQFPTDPNLWVIYFVMLFFSFLINTQLNIITGLFAFFLENNEGLMRMKRVAVDLFSGLIIPISFFPGWSKSVLEWLPFQAITYLPSAVFTGKITGYAIFQNLGVQVLWFLVLIIPIYALWVKSKTRLFVQGG
- a CDS encoding phytoene desaturase family protein; protein product: MRTYDTAIIGGGLAGLIAAIDLAKGGNKVVILEKSGRLGGRAITNKKNDAFLNLGGHALYRAGKAYSILQELGVRIEGGAPASKVNAIWNNQILPMPASPISMLSSKLLSWSGKMTLLRLVMKLNKIDTTTIRNATLRDWAEGEIPDPMVRHIFYALCRTATYTYDPDYQLAGPVLAQVQRSLKGVLYLHGGWQMIVDQLHDKAVQAGVHIISGKDVKEIMHEDGKVQKLKLADEEYLEISNVISTASPSETYKLVRDADHTVLKRWKDEARPSKAACLDLGLKKLPVRGRDVAIALDQPLFFSHHTVHAKLSDNGTLVVHMVKYNGSGENDPKADEQMLAATMSSLHPGWEQEVVARQFLPNITVVHDYMHIGKSDRFTGPTVQGIRGLYVAGDWVSHGEMLADASAASAKRAAEAILK
- the sbnA gene encoding 2,3-diaminopropionate biosynthesis protein SbnA, which produces MQLEGGIVEAIGGTPLIRLGRLFKNQPFEVYGKMEWMNPGGSAKDRPALFMLREAIRRGEVTRDSVIIESSSGNLAISLAQLCCYLGLRFICVVDPRTTEQHKQIIRSFHGEIDLVTEPDPETGEFLPARIRRVGELVEQIPNAYWTNQYGSPDNAKAHMETTMSEIGEQLGPIDYLFCGVSSCGTIRGCMEYIRSCGWSTQIVAVDAEGSVIFGGEKGSRRFPGLGAGITPGLYRHDVADLVMYVSDLDCVEGCRALVRSEAILAGASSGGVISAIRKMSGIIPEGAVCAAILPDRGERYLNTVYNDEWVLKEIGSNPSTWQGRQEYDLFTR
- a CDS encoding ABC transporter permease, yielding MSFYVSLVVEYLKNYMKTRLTYRSDFWIEVLSDLMFNGLNLFFILVVFLQTQSLGGWNQEQILFIYGYFMIPYGIFITFFNLWGFSERYIVKGEMDRILTRPAYNLWQLMLENLSPSSLFSALAGLIVMIYSWVKLEIPFHWHDPLVFIVLVIGSILIYAGVYISLTSLAFFSDAPTGILPLIWNIQNYGRYPATIYNKLLRTILTWILPFAFVGFYPAAYFIDPVNWKWFALLTPVVGIAFSILGITVWNIGVKRYRGAGS
- a CDS encoding ABC transporter ATP-binding protein, whose amino-acid sequence is MLAIDVQDLRKEFQVQQSRGGLKGAFQDLFQREYKQITAVKDISFQIPKGEICGYIGENGAGKSTTIKMLTGILVPTSGHIKVNGFVPFKEREKFVAGIGVVFGQRSQLWWDIGVVESFQLLKKVYRVSEADYKKRLDELVDRLQLSDLLSRPVRKLSLGQRMRCELAASLIHNPAILFLDEPTIGLDIVVKTEIREFLKSLNQRYETTILLTTHDLQDIEALCSRVIMLDDGRIIYDGGLEELKMKWGKGKEVVLQFEQGATLARLQELTRGLDVAWQLENELSAKVFIPHERANVSEVLSRVVGVLQIQDIKINETNTDDIVREIYKAGSADVKRQDEVPQPEGVASHV
- a CDS encoding LCP family protein, with protein sequence MVVAGYYSYSFYNFANNISHKSDKPQGSGTLIAQNIKDKGEKFTPPKWEGKQRVNILLLGGDSRGMTKNELPRSDSIMLASIDPVTKKAHLFSILRDTYVKIPGEGEDRINTAITSGGPNLAMKTVSDLLGIPIQYYVYTDFKGFIALIDAVGGIDIDVEKDMKYSDSEDDHVYDINLKKGLQHLDGKTALQYVRFRHDALSDFSRTERQRKFLTAVAQKMQATSSLIKLPRILNAIDPYIDTNLSVSDMLKLGTLGYEAKADGIVSSQLPPTDLLIEKNVRGAAVITANKEKLQLYVKDLFAGKAEADSGPTKPSPSPTSKSSVKTTTK